CAGCGCCGAGATGGTGCCGATAATGCGCGTGAAGTCGTTCAAGCCGTGGCCGTTATTGGGCACATACAGAATGTGCTTCTGCCCATTGAGTTCGCCCCAGTACAAGTTCAACGCTTCAAGAGGCCAGTAGGGATCGTTCGTCCCCAATAGGATCACCTTCGGCTGTTTGAGCAGGCTGCGATAGGAAAAGGGATCGACGATCTTTTCGAGCATCTGGCCCGCCTCGGTCGCGCCCTGCTGCTGGATACCGCGCTTGGTGTAATCCTGGATTTGTTCGGAGAACTCGCCGAAGCTCTCGATTTGCAGCTTCATCTGCGCGCTCATGTTCAGCGTGTCGATGACCATCGGCGCAAAGGCGTTCACGCGTGGATCGACCGATGCCGTCAGCCAGGTGGTCCAGCCGCGCTTCGAGGCGCCGGTGAGCGTGAAGTTCTTGATGTCGAGCGACCACTCCTTCTTGGCGAACTCCTGGACCGCGTCCATGCCGCGCACGGCGCTTTTCACCATCGGCAACAAGAGCGGCCACGTGGCGTCGCGCGTATTCAGGAATTGCTCGAAGGTGTAAGAGATCGCACCGTCCTCGGTCAGCCCGTCGAAGATCGGCTGATTCGGCACCTGTTTGAGCACGGCCACGGGCGACTTCACGCGCTCGGCCACTTGCGCAAGCAGCGTTACTTCTTGCGGCAGCTTGGCCGGCTTGTCGCCCGCGGGAGCTTGAGCCAGCTCGTCTTTCCAGGCGCCGCCGTCGATGAGCAGGATGCCTTGTGCCTCGCTCTTCACCTCGCTGGGCTTGATGACATACAACTGGTGCCGCCAGGTCGTATCCTTCCAATGCTGCGAGGTGAGGATCAGCTCGGCCCACGTCGCCTTGCCGAGCGTTCCGACCTGCCGCTTCTCCCAACGATAGCTGTCGTCAGCCTTTTTCACGTAGGTGTGCAGCGGACCGGCGTCGGGCGCGAAATTTGCCGTATTTTCGGCCGAAAAGCTGGGCCGGGCCGCCACCAGTAGGAGCGAAAAACAAATGGTAAGCTTTAAGCAGGTTTTCACGACCGTGGGTCCTTGAAATACTCAAAGAGGCTTCGCGCGCCGGGAAACCGTCTGACGCAAGAGCGAGGGCGCGCAGGAAGGATTTAAGCGAGGGAGCGAACCCGTTCATCTTAAATCGACACAGGGTAAAGGGGCAACCCGCCCCGCCGAGAGCCGAACCATGATTTCCTCGAAGAACTCCGCCACGCCCCCCTTTGTACGACATTTCGTCTCGCTGGGCTTGCTGATCCTGGCTGTTACTGCCCTGGGCTGCGGTCACGCGGCGCCCTCGAAGGCGAAGCCGACCGCCGACGAGATGAAGCAGATGCAAGCCATGGTCGAGACGCCGCCGGTGAATCCGCTCGCGCCATTATCCGAGCGAGCGGAGAACGCCTATCGTCCGTGGGGTATCAAAGAGACCGCGGTCGATGCGCTGGGGCGCATCGGTACACAAGCGGTCCCGACGTTGGTCAAGACGCTCGATGATCCGAACCCACGCGTCCGCGCCGAAGCGGCGCGAGCCTTGGCCCGCATCGGACCCGAGGCGACCGAGGCGGTGCCGGCTTTGATGGCGAGGCTGGACGATCCGGATGAAGACGTGCGCCAGGCCTCGGCCCGCGCGCTGGGTCAGGTCGGACCGGCCGCCGCGCCGGCGGTGCCCGCGCTCATCAGCCTGATCGATGCGGCGTCGAACAAGTCATCGATTGCGAACCCGCCAGCGCCGAATACGCATCGATAATCGGCGCGCGGCGTAGGGTGCTCTGTGAGCACCGTGCTCGAATCTGCGGCTATGCGGTGCATACAGTGCACCCTACCATCACCCGCACTTTCAGACGCCAATCCGCGTGGGCATGTCTGCTATTTGCCCTTTGCCGTGGGTAGAAAGTGGACGATGTAGCTCCTATCGTCCTCGAGCGCGATGCTCTTCGCCGCCATATCGACTTGATACTTTTTTCCATTGCCGATTCCCATTACCACCGTGAGACGCGTGATCGAGCCTCGCGACTTGGAAAAAATGACCGACACGTATGTACGACCCTCCTCCAACGGAAACGAGAAAAGGCCCTCGTCTTCATCTCTTAACGCAACGGCCAATCCACTATTTTCGTAGTCGATATGACGGTCGCGCAAGGCTTCCTTGACGTCAGCCATCTGCTGGCCGATCTCGATCCTCGCTCCTCGCTGAGTGTTCGACGCCTTATCGCATGCCGTGGCCGAACCGACAAGCGGGAAAGGCACGCAGCAAACGCTCGCGAGCAACAACAGCCGTTGCATGGTTGTTTGTCCTTTCGGATCGGTTCAACATGCACCCTCTGTAAGTCAGTAAATGCTCTGCGAGCGCCAAGCCCAGCGGCGGCTCATGGTGTGCACAGCGCACCCTACAGATTACCCATAATTCAAGCGCGGCGGGCTGGGACGTTGTACGGGCACGTCGAACAGTCGCGGCTCATCGCCGGCGAGCGATTCTTTGAGCCGCGCTTCGAGCTCGTCGGGATCGGTGATCCGCTGCGCTTTCACACCCAGGGCCTGCGCGAGGTTCACGAAATCGATTTCCGGCTCGGTCAGGTCCATGCCGATGAAATGCCCGGCCCGGGCGGCTGGCAAGCCGATCTGCTGCGCTCCGACTTTCAGAATCTGATATTGCGCGTTGTTGCAGATCACGAACGTCACGGGCAGCTTGTAGCGGGCCGCGGTCCACAGACCTTGAATGCCATACATCGACGCTCCTTCGCCCAAGAGCGCGAGCACCGGACGCTCGGGCCAGGCGAGTTGCACGCCCATGGCGCAACCCAGCCCCCACCCTAGCGCCCAGCCGCGATGGCCGAAGTACCCGGTCGTGTTCTTCAGCGCGCCAAAACGCTCCAAGTAAGTGCCGGTCGTGGTGACGGCTTCTTCGACGACGGCCACGTCGGGCGGAATGACGCGGGCCACGCTCGACATCAGCGTCAAAGGCGTGAGCGGTCGCTGGCTTCGTTGCGCCTTGGCCTCTTCGACGAGCGCCGCGCGAGCCCGGCTGTGCGTGTCGGCGATCGCCGCCGCGCGCTTTTTCGCGGCTTCGGTTTGCGCCGCGGTCATGCCGCCGCGCAAAATTTCATCCAGTTCGGTGAGGCCCACTTTCAGGTCGCCCATCAATCCCACCTCGACCGGATAGTTTTTGCCGATCTGCCACGGGTCCTGGTCGATGTGTACGATCTTTATGTGCTCGGGAATCGCGCGGGAGGGCTCGAAGTAGACGTACAGCCGCAGCAGGTCCATGCCGACGACGAGAATCACGTCGTGATCGGCCAGCCGGGCT
The sequence above is drawn from the Pirellulales bacterium genome and encodes:
- a CDS encoding PhoPQ-activated protein PqaA family protein; its protein translation is MKTCLKLTICFSLLLVAARPSFSAENTANFAPDAGPLHTYVKKADDSYRWEKRQVGTLGKATWAELILTSQHWKDTTWRHQLYVIKPSEVKSEAQGILLIDGGAWKDELAQAPAGDKPAKLPQEVTLLAQVAERVKSPVAVLKQVPNQPIFDGLTEDGAISYTFEQFLNTRDATWPLLLPMVKSAVRGMDAVQEFAKKEWSLDIKNFTLTGASKRGWTTWLTASVDPRVNAFAPMVIDTLNMSAQMKLQIESFGEFSEQIQDYTKRGIQQQGATEAGQMLEKIVDPFSYRSLLKQPKVILLGTNDPYWPLEALNLYWGELNGQKHILYVPNNGHGLNDFTRIIGTISALHRQAAGGKPLAKLSWELDNDKGNVILTVKADTRPSKVSAWTAAAETRDFRQSKWTSHPAEQVGDAYRYELPAPKSGFAAIFGEAVFDSDSQPYFLSTNVKVVKARDGDDVAR
- a CDS encoding HEAT repeat domain-containing protein — protein: MISSKNSATPPFVRHFVSLGLLILAVTALGCGHAAPSKAKPTADEMKQMQAMVETPPVNPLAPLSERAENAYRPWGIKETAVDALGRIGTQAVPTLVKTLDDPNPRVRAEAARALARIGPEATEAVPALMARLDDPDEDVRQASARALGQVGPAAAPAVPALISLIDAASNKSSIANPPAPNTHR
- a CDS encoding thiamine pyrophosphate-dependent enzyme, with protein sequence MAHLFFLSAAVRVMGKSGIQAFLDMLADQGVKYLFGNPGTTELPLSDAMVADQRIKYILGLQEVPVVAMADGYAQASRSLGVVNLHISCGLGNAMGMLYNAYRAGTPLLVTAGQQDRRLMFEEPILWSDMVRVVEPWMKWAAEVHRVEDLPTAIRRAGQAALTPPTGPVFLSLPMDLQSEIAELDLTKAKPLDVRVRPPLGALRQAAQVLGAARNPAILVGSRTTEADAVAELVAVAERIGAPVMSESGTTHGRLGFPADHPLSAPGMPIWSPEVRARLADHDVILVVGMDLLRLYVYFEPSRAIPEHIKIVHIDQDPWQIGKNYPVEVGLMGDLKVGLTELDEILRGGMTAAQTEAAKKRAAAIADTHSRARAALVEEAKAQRSQRPLTPLTLMSSVARVIPPDVAVVEEAVTTTGTYLERFGALKNTTGYFGHRGWALGWGLGCAMGVQLAWPERPVLALLGEGASMYGIQGLWTAARYKLPVTFVICNNAQYQILKVGAQQIGLPAARAGHFIGMDLTEPEIDFVNLAQALGVKAQRITDPDELEARLKESLAGDEPRLFDVPVQRPSPPRLNYG